In the genome of Verrucomicrobiota bacterium, the window CGTCCGCCGTGCATACAAGGCCGCCCACGCCGACATGTTCGGTGACGATCAGGACGATGACGGGGAATCAGGGGACGAGGCTGAGCCCGACGCGGAGGGACCCGGAGAGCGGGACTGCGCCGACAGCAAGCCGAATCCTGTTGGGGCGGACGATCTGCGGACGAACGAACCTGCGGTCGGGGGGGATGATCTGCCCGAGAGCGACGGGGAGCGCGAGTAGGCTGCTCGGTGTCGTGCGAAGGCAGAAAGAAGCCCTCCCCATTCAGGGAGGGCTTGTTCATGTCGGCAGATCGCGCGAAAGGGGGAGCGTTCTAGCCCCTCTTCCTCAACCGCAGCAGCAAGGCGCCAAGCCCGGAGACTGCAAGCAGCATGGTCGCCGGCTCCGGAACGCACGTGTACTCATACGTGATCGTGGCGTAGCCGCAGGAGCCGAAGTTCGACACCTTCAGGGTCGAGTCGGTGACCCCGGAGATGCTAAACCCGCCCTGGCCAAGGATCCCGATGTCGATCGTCCCTAGGCCGATGAACGGCGCCAAGCCCGACGTCAGCGTGCTCGTGGCTGTGTCGATGTCAGACACCGTGCCGAAGTCGTAGAAGTCAAGCCCCGAGTCCGGGACGCCGTCTGTAGCGGTTACGCTGACCGGGCCCTCGAGTGCCGACATGATAGCCACCACCGAAAGCCCTCCGCCACTGGCCTGTACCCAACCAGTCAGGTTCAGCGTCATACTCCCGCCAATCTCCGAGTCATTCTCGCCCGTCACATCAGCATGTTCCTCGGCACACAGGTAGATGGTCACCTTCTCGAGCGTGCACAATCCCCCGTTGTCGTCGAACTGCTGGAATGAGAGCGTCTGGCTTCCTGGAGACAGCGGAAAATCGAACGGCAGCGTCTCCGAGCTGGTCGTTGCGGATGCCCTCGGAGCCAGAGCCAGCACACAGGCCAGGCAGATGACACCAGCGAGCACCCAGCGAAGTCTCACCATAAGAATCCCCCTTTCCATGATTCTTGGACACGTATGTGATTCCAGAAGAACGGCAGGGGGATACCCCCCTATCTCGCGGTGAGTGTACCACACATCGTGTGGCCACACAAGGACTTTTCTGGGCAAAACTGCAAGAAATGCTCACCTGAGCGGATGGGCCGGCATTCAGATCGCATTCGGGCAAGAAAAGGCCCTCCCAAGCGGGAGGGCCATACCTTGCTGAGGACGCTCAAGGGGCAACCCCCAAGCTTCCACTCCGGTCTTGCCCAGAGGTAACGGGGCTGTCCTCGTCGCGACATGTCCGCTTTCTGAGCACCGCCGCGAACACGCCTGCCTTTCTCTAGCCGCGTCTGCGCAGGCGGACACCCAGCGCCGCCAGCCCAAGACCCATCAACACCATCGTGGCCGGCTCGGGAATGCCTGTGTCCGGAAGCTGGATGTAGACGGCGTCCAGCCCGACGTCCTTCCCGAAGCCGTCCTCGATGCCTTGCCAGGCAAGCTCCGTCTGAACCAGCGCTCCAGGGCCATCGCCAAACGCATAGCCAAAGATCAGCAGATCCTGGTCCTTGAACGCGATCAGCGGATCGAGATCATCCTGGATACCATCAACTTGACGTACAACACCATCAACCTCGGTCGAGAAGAGCACTTTGAGCATGACCGAGTCCGGCCCTTCGGCCTCCATCCAGATGTGCAGCCCATCCAAGCCGACCTCGGAGCCGAACACGGACGTCATGTCAAGCCAGCCGACCAGGCTGGTGCCGTCGGTGACCAGGATGTCCCCGCTCGTGAACGTGGTCGGATTCCCGTCGATCAGAGCCGTGCCGCCCACCTCCGTCGAGAAGGTCAGAAGCCACTTGCCGTCATGGTCGTCGTAGAACCAGCATGTGGCGTCGAAGCCGAGGTCCGCTCCGCCAAACGCGACTTTGGAGTCCCACGCGCGTGAGAG includes:
- a CDS encoding choice-of-anchor E domain-containing protein, whose product is MVRLRWVLAGVICLACVLALAPRASATTSSETLPFDFPLSPGSQTLSFQQFDDNGGLCTLEKVTIYLCAEEHADVTGENDSEIGGSMTLNLTGWVQASGGGLSVVAIMSALEGPVSVTATDGVPDSGLDFYDFGTVSDIDTATSTLTSGLAPFIGLGTIDIGILGQGGFSISGVTDSTLKVSNFGSCGYATITYEYTCVPEPATMLLAVSGLGALLLRLRKRG
- a CDS encoding PEP-CTERM sorting domain-containing protein, whose product is MRLTVFLVTAVSLCLVGAAALAQDPVLALISTEVDDGLDGAGTFVDREVLSLYPPGFPWSWDTNDVFFDPGDVLGIETGLDAFDIRMPVNGAVPTNGPVGPLYYFSTEVDFDFEGTHYTDEDLLVYDPVLGLLSRAWDSKVAFGGADLGFDATCWFYDDHDGKWLLTFSTEVGGTALIDGNPTTFTSGDILVTDGTSLVGWLDMTSVFGSEVGLDGLHIWMEAEGPDSVMLKVLFSTEVDGVVRQVDGIQDDLDPLIAFKDQDLLIFGYAFGDGPGALVQTELAWQGIEDGFGKDVGLDAVYIQLPDTGIPEPATMVLMGLGLAALGVRLRRRG